The Mercenaria mercenaria strain notata chromosome 10, MADL_Memer_1, whole genome shotgun sequence genome contains a region encoding:
- the LOC123559506 gene encoding tetraspanin-3-like, with product MCFQNCAKYLLVILNIAIFVAGGVIAVAGLLLLFESGLLNSDVITLFNNIKYGSIKLGVVLQVVCYMMIATGGIIMIVAVVGVCAAWKKIKCCLIVFVLILVFVILLQATLVGLWINVNGRSDEWLKGEMLTLVADYKGPTDTDDISKGFNKLFIKARCCGVNSYADMENHPTHWFTNVGDVKATKEKVPATCCQGVEDGSDITAKVDSTCTQTPQNYYTEGCFGVTNDRIFTNLLVVTIVAAVAFLIEVAAIVMSCMVLDQTKNRIRHSTAGTSHAKPPPYIGIDAVLKNKGKR from the exons aTGTGTTTCCAGAACTGTGCGAAGTATTTGCTTGTTATTCTAAACATAGCCATCTTT GTTGCTGGCGGCGTTATAGCGGTGGCAGGGTTGCTTCTATTGTTTGAATCCGGCCTGCTGAACTCTGATGTCATCACACTgtttaataatatcaaatatgGCTCCATCAAACTTGGCGTTGTTCTTCAAGTCGTCTGCTACATGATGATTGCTACTGGCGGCATCATCATGATTGTCGCCGTCGTCGGCGTCTGCGCCGCCTGGAAAAAGATCAAGTGCTGTTTGATAGTG tttgtgtTGATTCTCGTATTCGTTATCCTGTTACAAGCGACATTAGTTGGTTTATGGATAAATGTCAATGGGAGA TCAGATGAATGGTTGAAAGGAGAGATGCTCACACTTGTCGCCGACTACAAAGGACCAACAGACACAGATGATATATCCAAGGGCTTCAACAAACTCTTCAttaaa GCCCGGTGTTGTGGTGTTAACAGTTACGCAGACATGGAAAACCATCCTACCCACTGGTTTACGAATGTTGGCGACGTGAAAGCAAC TAAAGAAAAAGTTCCTGCCACATGCTGCCAGGGTGTAGAAGACGGTAGTGATATTACAGCAAAAGTGGATTCGACCTGCACACAGACACCACAAAATTACTACACAGAG GGCTGTTTCGGCGTGACTAACGACAGGATATTCACGAATCTGCTCGTCGTCACCATCGTTGCTGCTGTCGCCTTCCTGATTGAG GTTGCAGCCATCGTGATGTCATGTATGGTCCTGGATCAAACCAAAAACCGGATCAGACATTC GACTGCGGGAACGTCACATGCCAAACCGCCGCCGTACATTGGAAT tgaTGCAGTGTTAAAGAACAAAGGGAAACGTTAA